A DNA window from Caretta caretta isolate rCarCar2 chromosome 7, rCarCar1.hap1, whole genome shotgun sequence contains the following coding sequences:
- the USP19 gene encoding ubiquitin carboxyl-terminal hydrolase 19 isoform X5, with product MSSSTNAPGQRRASRGLEDATNKKKQKDRANQESKEGERPGSDPKKDLLLDWKQNADEVIVKLNLGSGPLKVEEVDAAFTDTNCIVRLPDGRQWSGEFYGEIESSCSKVQGKKGNFLQLVLQKKIPLHTWASLLTEVLQTEPVLVGMQLLAAPSESFPHHMAPCLEKRPLQPATSQCLPALGEGPEAVQAPASPPLGRDAEKRDWSKEDVALEAAADEPEPMVSLTLVKNDSYEKGSDSVVVHIYVKEIHRETSKVLFREQDFTLVFRTSDMNFLRLHPGCGPHTVFRWQVKLRNLIEPDQCTYNFTVSRINICLKKRHSQRWGGLEAPAARGAVGGAKVAMPTAPTPLDKSQPGSNQHPLSSKEEARAGEKETPRAEDGGLEGVVARTATEHVTVKQEPHVPSPKPMCMVPPMTHSPVSSESVEEDEEEEEKKKVCLPGFTGLVNLGNTCFMNSVIQSLSNTRELRDYFHDRSFEAEINYTNPLGTGGRLAIGFAVLLRALWKGTHHAFQPSKLKAIVASKASQFTGYAQHDAQEFMAFLLDGLHEDLNRIQNKPYTETVDSDGRPDEVVAEEAWQRHKMRNDSFIVDLFQGQYKSKLVCPVCAKVSITFDPFLYLPVPLPQKQKVLTVYYFAKEPHKKPVKFLVSTSKENSSAAEVLDSVAHSVRVKPENLRLAEVIKNRFHRMFLPSHSLDTVSPTDLLLCFEVLSPELAKERVMVLQVQQRPQVPSVPISKCAACQKKQQSEDEKLKRCTRCYRVGYCNVGCQKTHWPDHKALCRPENIGFPFLISVPESRLTYSRLAQLLEGYARYSVSVFQPPFQLGLQPLLPEKLDLPARSSCATAAPSPESGDGDRAPHRQEPQLPPHTSELHPELGDASTVPSSDLGCSERSLEAPGEGCWEKEPSYERGPKPEAAIPGYQHVPSALSAHATQFYINKIDGASREHKLEEKGDAPLELTDDCSLALVWKNNERLKEFVLVESKELECVEDPGSASEAARAGHFTLGQCLNLFTKPEVLAPEEAWYCPECKQHREASKQLLLWRLPNVLIIQLKRFSFRSFIWRDKINDMVDFPVRSLDLSKFCIGQKEEQQQPMYDLYAVINHYGGMIGGHYTAYARLPSDKNSQRSDVGWRLFDDSTVTTVDESQVVTRYAYVLFYRRRNSPVERPLQGRPPEHRPDMASAAEATASQASLIWQELEAEEEPEARRRHARTPCRPHGQKASQAARQHPDEGCLRYVVLGTMAAIVALFLNVFYPLISQSRSR from the exons ACCTGCTGCTGGACTGGAAGCAGAACGCTGACGAGGTCATTGTGAAGCTGAACTTGGGCAGCGGGCCCCTGAAGGTGGAGGAGGTGGATGCTGCATTCACAGACACCAACTGCATAGTCAGGCTGCCAG ATGGCCGCCAGTGGAGTGGCGAGTTCTACGGGGAGATCGAGAGCTCCTGCAGCAAAGTCCAGGGCAAGAAGGGCAACTTCCTGCAGCTGGTGCTTCAGAAGAAGATCCCCCTGCACACCTGGGCTTCGCTCCTG ACCGAAGTGCTGCAGACGGAGCCCGTGCTTGTGGGGATGCAGCTACTCGCTGCCCCTTCAGAGAGCTTCCCCCATCACATGGCGCCCTGCCTTGAGAAGAGACCCCTGCAGCCGGCCACCTCCCAGTGCcttccagcccttggagagggcccCGAGGCTgtccaggcccctgcctcccctccactGGGCAGAGACGCTGAGAAGAGAGACTGGTCCAAAGAGGATGttgccctggaagcagcagctGATG AGCCAGAGCCCATGGTGAGCCTGACCTTGGTGAAGAACGACTCGTACGAGAAGGGCAGTGATTCGGTGGTGGTGCACATCTACGTGAAGGAGATCCACAGGGAGACCTCCAAGGTGCTGTTCCGGGAGCAGGACTTCACGCTGGTGTTTCGGACCAG TGACATGAACTTCCTGCGACTGCACCCTGGCTGCGGCCCCCACACGGTATTCAGGTGGCAGGTGAAACTCAG GAACCTCATTGAGCCGGACCAGTGCACGTACAACTTCACTGTCTCCCGCATCAACATCTGCCTGAAGAAACGCCACAGCCAGCGCTGGGGGGGGCTGGAAGCACCAGCTGCACGAG GTGCAGTGGGTGGTGCAAAGGTTGCCATGCCAACAGCCCCTACCCCTCTGGATAAGAGCCAGCCGGGCAGCAACCAGCACCCCCTGTCCAGTAAGGAGGAGGCTCGGGCAGGGGAGAAGGAGACGCCCAGAGCAGAGGACGGTGGCCTGGAGGGTGTTGTGGCCCGGACGGCCACAGAGCACGTCACAGTGAAGCAGGAGCCACACGTTCCCTCG CCGAAGCCGATGTGCATGGTGCCGCCCATGACTCACAGCCCGGTGAGCAGTGAGAGCGtggaggaggacgaggaggaggaggagaagaagaaggtgTGTCTGCCGGGCTTCACGGGGCTGGTGAATCTGGGGAACACCTGCTTCATGAACAGCGTCATCCAGTCCCTGTCCAACACGCGGGAGCTGCGGGACTATTTCCACG ATCGCTCCTTCGAGGCTGAGATCAACTACACCAACCCGCTGGGGACGGGGGGGCGCCTGGCCATCGGCTTTGCTGTGCTCCTGCGGGCGCTCTGGAAGGGCACGCACCACGCCTTCCAGCCCTCCAAGCTGAAG GCAATCGTGGCCAGCAAAGCCAGCCAGTTCACGGGCTACGCCCAGCACGATGCCCAGGAGTTCATGGCCTTCCTTCTCGATGGCCTGCACGAGGACCTGAACCGCATCCAGAACAAGCCCTACACGGAGACGGTGGACTCGGATGGGCGGCCCGACGAG GTGGTggcagaggaggcctggcagCGGCACAAGATGAGGAACGACTCCTTCATCGTGGACCTCTTTCAGGGCCAGTACAAGTCCAAGCTGGTGTGCCCGGTGTGCGCCAAG GTATCAATCACGTTTGACCCCTTCCTGTACCTGCCGGTGCCCCTGCCCCAGAAGCAGAAAGTGCTGACTGTCTATTACTTTGCTAAGGAGCCGCACAAGAAACCTGTCAAG TTCCTCGTCAGCACCAGCAAGGAGAACTCCAGCGCTGCTGAGGTGCTGGACTCGGTGGCCCACAGCGTGCGAGTGAAGCCCGAGAACCTGCGGCTGGCAGAG GTGATCAAGAACCGCTTCCACCGCATGTTCCTGCCGTCCCACTCGCTGGACACGGTCTCCCCCACAGACCTGCTCCTGTGCTTCGAGGTGCTGTCCCCAGAGCTGGCCAAGGAGAGGGTGATGGTGCTGCAGGTCCAGCAG CGTCCCCAGGTGCCCAGCGTCCCCATCAGCAAGTGCGCGGCCTGCCAGAAGAAGCAGCAGTCGGAGGACGAGAAGCTGAAGCGCTGCACTAGGTGCTACCGAGTGGGCTACTGCAACGT GGGATGTCAGAAAACGCACTGGCCAGATCACAAAGCCCTGTGCCGCCCCGAGAACATCGGCTTCCCCTTCCTCATCAGCGTGCCGGAGTCGCGCCTCACCTACTCCCGCctggcccagctcctggagggcTACGCGAG gtACTCGGTCAGCGTGTTCCAGCCTCCTTTCCAGCTtggcctgcagcccctgctccccgaGAAGCTGGACCTGCCTGCAAGGAGTAGCTGTGCGACTgccgcccccagcccagagtcggGGGATGGGGACCGGGCCCCCCACCGGCAGGAGCCCCAGCTACCCCCCCACACCTCGGAGCTGCACCCTGAGCTGGGGGACGCCAGCACAGTGCCCAGCTCAGATTTGGGCTGCTCTGAGCGCTCCCTGGAGGCGCCGGGCGAGGGCTGCTGGGAGAAGGAGCCGTCCTACGAGCGAGGCCCCAAGCCCGAAG CTGCCATCCCCGGATACCAGCATGTGCCCAGCGCGCTCAGTGCCCACGCCACCCAGTTCTACATCAACAAGATCGATGGAGCCAGCCGAGAGCACAAGCTGGAGGAGAAAG GCGATGCCCCGCTGGAGCTCACGGACGACTGCTCCCTGGCGCTGGTGTGGAAGAACAACGAGCGCCTCAAGGAGTTTGTGCTGGTGGAGTCCAAGGAGCTGGAGTGCGTGGAGGACCCGGGCTCGGCCAGCGAGGCAGCCAGGGCTGGCCACTTCACGCTGGGCCAGTGCCTCAACCTCTTCACCAAGCCCGAAGTGCTGGCGCCCGAGGAGGCGTG GTACTGCCCCGAGTGCAAGCAGCATCGCGAGGCCTCCAAGCAGCTCTTGCTGTGGCGCCTGCCCAACGTGCTCATCATCCAGCTCAAGCGCTTCTCCTTCCGTAGCTTCATCTGGAGGGACAAGATCAACGACATGGTGGACTTCCCGGTCCG gagcctggacctGAGCAAGTTCTGCATTGGGCagaaggaggagcagcagcagcccatgtACGACCTGTATGCGGTGATCAATCACTACGGCGGGATGATTGGCGGGCACTACACGGCCTACGCCCGGCTGCCCAGCGACAAGAACAGCCAGCGCAGCGACGTGG GCTGGCGGCTCTTTGACGACAGCACGGTGACCACGGTGGACGAGAGCCAGGTGGTGACGAGATACGCGTACGTCCTCTTCTACCGCCGGCGGAACTCTCCCGTGGAGAGACCCCTGCAGGGGCGCCCCCCGGAGCACCGGCCAGACATGGCCTCTGCCGCCGAGGCAACCGCCAGTCAG GCTTCTCTGatctggcaggaactggaggccGAAGAGGAGCCCGAGGCTCGCAGGAGACATGCCAGGACTCCCTGCAGGCCCCATGGCCAGAAGGCGAGCCAGGCCGCCCGGCAGCACCCTGACGAAGGCTGCCTCCGATATGTTGTGCTGGGCACCATGGCAGCCATTGTGGCACTCTTCCTAAATGTCTTCTACCCCCTCATCTCCCAGAGCCGCTCAAGATAG
- the USP19 gene encoding ubiquitin carboxyl-terminal hydrolase 19 isoform X2, which yields MSSSTNAPGQRRASRGLEDATNKKKQKDRANQESKEGERPGSDPKKDLLLDWKQNADEVIVKLNLGSGPLKVEEVDAAFTDTNCIVRLPDGRQWSGEFYGEIESSCSKVQGKKGNFLQLVLQKKIPLHTWASLLKKQKDGSKELAKGAVSQENGKEQPPPAQTAPEEQARSKREFPNSKRALGRGEAPEGKSPASPRLQSWPSTRRSGYLKVALMEEEPNAKVAGGLEPGKEPSGRGGSRQNSQAAHSDAATDLTPPLVKTEVLQTEPVLVGMQLLAAPSESFPHHMAPCLEKRPLQPATSQCLPALGEGPEAVQAPASPPLGRDAEKRDWSKEDVALEAAADEPEPMVSLTLVKNDSYEKGSDSVVVHIYVKEIHRETSKVLFREQDFTLVFRTSDMNFLRLHPGCGPHTVFRWQVKLRNLIEPDQCTYNFTVSRINICLKKRHSQRWGGLEAPAARVGGAKVAMPTAPTPLDKSQPGSNQHPLSSKEEARAGEKETPRAEDGGLEGVVARTATEHVTVKQEPHVPSPKPMCMVPPMTHSPVSSESVEEDEEEEEKKKVCLPGFTGLVNLGNTCFMNSVIQSLSNTRELRDYFHDRSFEAEINYTNPLGTGGRLAIGFAVLLRALWKGTHHAFQPSKLKAIVASKASQFTGYAQHDAQEFMAFLLDGLHEDLNRIQNKPYTETVDSDGRPDEVVAEEAWQRHKMRNDSFIVDLFQGQYKSKLVCPVCAKVSITFDPFLYLPVPLPQKQKVLTVYYFAKEPHKKPVKFLVSTSKENSSAAEVLDSVAHSVRVKPENLRLAEVIKNRFHRMFLPSHSLDTVSPTDLLLCFEVLSPELAKERVMVLQVQQRPQVPSVPISKCAACQKKQQSEDEKLKRCTRCYRVGYCNVGCQKTHWPDHKALCRPENIGFPFLISVPESRLTYSRLAQLLEGYARYSVSVFQPPFQLGLQPLLPEKLDLPARSSCATAAPSPESGDGDRAPHRQEPQLPPHTSELHPELGDASTVPSSDLGCSERSLEAPGEGCWEKEPSYERGPKPEAAIPGYQHVPSALSAHATQFYINKIDGASREHKLEEKGDAPLELTDDCSLALVWKNNERLKEFVLVESKELECVEDPGSASEAARAGHFTLGQCLNLFTKPEVLAPEEAWYCPECKQHREASKQLLLWRLPNVLIIQLKRFSFRSFIWRDKINDMVDFPVRSLDLSKFCIGQKEEQQQPMYDLYAVINHYGGMIGGHYTAYARLPSDKNSQRSDVGWRLFDDSTVTTVDESQVVTRYAYVLFYRRRNSPVERPLQGRPPEHRPDMASAAEATASQASLIWQELEAEEEPEARRRHARTPCRPHGQKASQAARQHPDEGCLRYVVLGTMAAIVALFLNVFYPLISQSRSR from the exons ACCTGCTGCTGGACTGGAAGCAGAACGCTGACGAGGTCATTGTGAAGCTGAACTTGGGCAGCGGGCCCCTGAAGGTGGAGGAGGTGGATGCTGCATTCACAGACACCAACTGCATAGTCAGGCTGCCAG ATGGCCGCCAGTGGAGTGGCGAGTTCTACGGGGAGATCGAGAGCTCCTGCAGCAAAGTCCAGGGCAAGAAGGGCAACTTCCTGCAGCTGGTGCTTCAGAAGAAGATCCCCCTGCACACCTGGGCTTCGCTCCTG AAGAAGCAAAAGGACGGCTCCAAGGAGCTAGCCAAGGGGGCCGTGAGCCAGGAGAACGGGAAGGAACAGCCCCCGCCCGCACAGACTGCCCCCGAGGAGCAAGCAAGGAGCAAACGGGAGTTCCCTAACTCGAAGCGAGCTCTAGGGAGGGGTGAGGCCCCAGAAGGGaagagcccggccagccccaggctgcagagctggCCCAGCACCAGGCGGTCCGGGTACCTCAAGGTGGCTCTGATGGAGGAGGAGCCAAATGCCAAGGTTGCTGGGGGCTTGGAGCCTGGCAAGGagcccagtgggagagggggCAGCCGGCAGAACAGCCAAGCAGCCCACAGCGATGCTGCCACGGACCTGACCCCGCCTCTGGTGAAG ACCGAAGTGCTGCAGACGGAGCCCGTGCTTGTGGGGATGCAGCTACTCGCTGCCCCTTCAGAGAGCTTCCCCCATCACATGGCGCCCTGCCTTGAGAAGAGACCCCTGCAGCCGGCCACCTCCCAGTGCcttccagcccttggagagggcccCGAGGCTgtccaggcccctgcctcccctccactGGGCAGAGACGCTGAGAAGAGAGACTGGTCCAAAGAGGATGttgccctggaagcagcagctGATG AGCCAGAGCCCATGGTGAGCCTGACCTTGGTGAAGAACGACTCGTACGAGAAGGGCAGTGATTCGGTGGTGGTGCACATCTACGTGAAGGAGATCCACAGGGAGACCTCCAAGGTGCTGTTCCGGGAGCAGGACTTCACGCTGGTGTTTCGGACCAG TGACATGAACTTCCTGCGACTGCACCCTGGCTGCGGCCCCCACACGGTATTCAGGTGGCAGGTGAAACTCAG GAACCTCATTGAGCCGGACCAGTGCACGTACAACTTCACTGTCTCCCGCATCAACATCTGCCTGAAGAAACGCCACAGCCAGCGCTGGGGGGGGCTGGAAGCACCAGCTGCACGAG TGGGTGGTGCAAAGGTTGCCATGCCAACAGCCCCTACCCCTCTGGATAAGAGCCAGCCGGGCAGCAACCAGCACCCCCTGTCCAGTAAGGAGGAGGCTCGGGCAGGGGAGAAGGAGACGCCCAGAGCAGAGGACGGTGGCCTGGAGGGTGTTGTGGCCCGGACGGCCACAGAGCACGTCACAGTGAAGCAGGAGCCACACGTTCCCTCG CCGAAGCCGATGTGCATGGTGCCGCCCATGACTCACAGCCCGGTGAGCAGTGAGAGCGtggaggaggacgaggaggaggaggagaagaagaaggtgTGTCTGCCGGGCTTCACGGGGCTGGTGAATCTGGGGAACACCTGCTTCATGAACAGCGTCATCCAGTCCCTGTCCAACACGCGGGAGCTGCGGGACTATTTCCACG ATCGCTCCTTCGAGGCTGAGATCAACTACACCAACCCGCTGGGGACGGGGGGGCGCCTGGCCATCGGCTTTGCTGTGCTCCTGCGGGCGCTCTGGAAGGGCACGCACCACGCCTTCCAGCCCTCCAAGCTGAAG GCAATCGTGGCCAGCAAAGCCAGCCAGTTCACGGGCTACGCCCAGCACGATGCCCAGGAGTTCATGGCCTTCCTTCTCGATGGCCTGCACGAGGACCTGAACCGCATCCAGAACAAGCCCTACACGGAGACGGTGGACTCGGATGGGCGGCCCGACGAG GTGGTggcagaggaggcctggcagCGGCACAAGATGAGGAACGACTCCTTCATCGTGGACCTCTTTCAGGGCCAGTACAAGTCCAAGCTGGTGTGCCCGGTGTGCGCCAAG GTATCAATCACGTTTGACCCCTTCCTGTACCTGCCGGTGCCCCTGCCCCAGAAGCAGAAAGTGCTGACTGTCTATTACTTTGCTAAGGAGCCGCACAAGAAACCTGTCAAG TTCCTCGTCAGCACCAGCAAGGAGAACTCCAGCGCTGCTGAGGTGCTGGACTCGGTGGCCCACAGCGTGCGAGTGAAGCCCGAGAACCTGCGGCTGGCAGAG GTGATCAAGAACCGCTTCCACCGCATGTTCCTGCCGTCCCACTCGCTGGACACGGTCTCCCCCACAGACCTGCTCCTGTGCTTCGAGGTGCTGTCCCCAGAGCTGGCCAAGGAGAGGGTGATGGTGCTGCAGGTCCAGCAG CGTCCCCAGGTGCCCAGCGTCCCCATCAGCAAGTGCGCGGCCTGCCAGAAGAAGCAGCAGTCGGAGGACGAGAAGCTGAAGCGCTGCACTAGGTGCTACCGAGTGGGCTACTGCAACGT GGGATGTCAGAAAACGCACTGGCCAGATCACAAAGCCCTGTGCCGCCCCGAGAACATCGGCTTCCCCTTCCTCATCAGCGTGCCGGAGTCGCGCCTCACCTACTCCCGCctggcccagctcctggagggcTACGCGAG gtACTCGGTCAGCGTGTTCCAGCCTCCTTTCCAGCTtggcctgcagcccctgctccccgaGAAGCTGGACCTGCCTGCAAGGAGTAGCTGTGCGACTgccgcccccagcccagagtcggGGGATGGGGACCGGGCCCCCCACCGGCAGGAGCCCCAGCTACCCCCCCACACCTCGGAGCTGCACCCTGAGCTGGGGGACGCCAGCACAGTGCCCAGCTCAGATTTGGGCTGCTCTGAGCGCTCCCTGGAGGCGCCGGGCGAGGGCTGCTGGGAGAAGGAGCCGTCCTACGAGCGAGGCCCCAAGCCCGAAG CTGCCATCCCCGGATACCAGCATGTGCCCAGCGCGCTCAGTGCCCACGCCACCCAGTTCTACATCAACAAGATCGATGGAGCCAGCCGAGAGCACAAGCTGGAGGAGAAAG GCGATGCCCCGCTGGAGCTCACGGACGACTGCTCCCTGGCGCTGGTGTGGAAGAACAACGAGCGCCTCAAGGAGTTTGTGCTGGTGGAGTCCAAGGAGCTGGAGTGCGTGGAGGACCCGGGCTCGGCCAGCGAGGCAGCCAGGGCTGGCCACTTCACGCTGGGCCAGTGCCTCAACCTCTTCACCAAGCCCGAAGTGCTGGCGCCCGAGGAGGCGTG GTACTGCCCCGAGTGCAAGCAGCATCGCGAGGCCTCCAAGCAGCTCTTGCTGTGGCGCCTGCCCAACGTGCTCATCATCCAGCTCAAGCGCTTCTCCTTCCGTAGCTTCATCTGGAGGGACAAGATCAACGACATGGTGGACTTCCCGGTCCG gagcctggacctGAGCAAGTTCTGCATTGGGCagaaggaggagcagcagcagcccatgtACGACCTGTATGCGGTGATCAATCACTACGGCGGGATGATTGGCGGGCACTACACGGCCTACGCCCGGCTGCCCAGCGACAAGAACAGCCAGCGCAGCGACGTGG GCTGGCGGCTCTTTGACGACAGCACGGTGACCACGGTGGACGAGAGCCAGGTGGTGACGAGATACGCGTACGTCCTCTTCTACCGCCGGCGGAACTCTCCCGTGGAGAGACCCCTGCAGGGGCGCCCCCCGGAGCACCGGCCAGACATGGCCTCTGCCGCCGAGGCAACCGCCAGTCAG GCTTCTCTGatctggcaggaactggaggccGAAGAGGAGCCCGAGGCTCGCAGGAGACATGCCAGGACTCCCTGCAGGCCCCATGGCCAGAAGGCGAGCCAGGCCGCCCGGCAGCACCCTGACGAAGGCTGCCTCCGATATGTTGTGCTGGGCACCATGGCAGCCATTGTGGCACTCTTCCTAAATGTCTTCTACCCCCTCATCTCCCAGAGCCGCTCAAGATAG